The Amycolatopsis sp. DG1A-15b genome window below encodes:
- a CDS encoding glycoside hydrolase family 5 protein, with protein sequence MNQWLGRGINFGNALDALGDGPELPLDARYFDEVAEAGFATVRLPVRWSAHAGAAPPYAIDPAFFRRVDAGVGAALDRGLRVVVNVHHYHELCAAPDEQLPRFLALWRQIAARYAGHPGRLCFELLNEPRGELTAVRWNAVLAEALAVVRAADPGRTVIIGPAGMNGLEALPTLAVPDDGNLIATIHYYAPFEFTHQGAGWVSGAGRWLGRTWGGTADEAAVRADLAEVASWGREQRLPVFIGEFGAFSAADMVSRARWTAFVRAEAERLGMSWAYWEFGTDFGAFDLERAAWREPLRRALLGDREAAGIAR encoded by the coding sequence GTGAACCAGTGGCTTGGGCGGGGGATCAACTTCGGCAACGCGCTCGACGCGTTGGGCGACGGCCCGGAGCTGCCGCTCGACGCGCGCTATTTCGACGAGGTGGCCGAGGCCGGCTTCGCCACCGTCCGCCTGCCGGTCCGGTGGTCGGCGCACGCCGGGGCCGCGCCGCCATACGCCATCGATCCGGCGTTCTTCCGGCGCGTCGACGCGGGCGTGGGCGCGGCCCTCGACCGCGGTCTGCGGGTGGTGGTGAACGTCCACCACTACCACGAGCTCTGTGCTGCGCCGGACGAGCAGCTGCCACGCTTCCTCGCGCTCTGGCGGCAGATCGCGGCCCGCTACGCCGGCCATCCGGGGCGGCTCTGTTTCGAACTGCTCAACGAACCCCGCGGTGAGCTCACGGCGGTCCGGTGGAACGCGGTGCTGGCGGAGGCCCTCGCCGTCGTCCGGGCGGCCGACCCCGGGCGCACCGTGATCATCGGGCCCGCCGGGATGAACGGCCTCGAGGCGCTCCCCACGCTCGCCGTGCCCGACGACGGGAATCTCATCGCCACGATCCACTACTACGCGCCGTTCGAGTTCACCCACCAAGGCGCCGGCTGGGTCTCCGGGGCCGGCCGCTGGCTCGGCCGCACCTGGGGCGGCACCGCCGACGAGGCCGCCGTGCGCGCCGACCTGGCCGAGGTCGCGTCCTGGGGGCGCGAGCAGCGGCTTCCCGTGTTCATCGGGGAGTTCGGCGCCTTCTCGGCGGCCGACATGGTTTCCCGGGCGCGGTGGACGGCGTTCGTCCGGGCCGAAGCCGAGCGCCTCGGCATGAGCTGGGCCTACTGGGAGTTCGGCACGGACTTCGGTGCCTTCGACCTGGAGCGCGCCGCTTGGCGCGAGCCGTTGCGGCGGGCGCTCCTCGGTGACCGGGAGGCCGCCGGTATCGCGCGGTGA
- a CDS encoding GAF and ANTAR domain-containing protein, producing the protein MSSEQASPGELPLDGELAAVAARMSGLLLSRDTVESVLELIISLAGTTIPAAAGVGVTVVDADGGFVTASASGPLVREADALQYELGEGPCMAALTGGSPQRIDDVATERRWTRWCAAVAGSGLRSVVTAPMVTEDGCHGAIKIYATAPRAFGPVDERALVTFADRAAILVANARAHERAGRFSERFKDTLRDRDLVAMAKGFLMGRDGLGEDAAFDRLLSLARTHGTSPAEAAARLVGPAPREG; encoded by the coding sequence ATGTCGTCGGAACAGGCTTCGCCGGGCGAGCTGCCGCTGGACGGGGAGCTGGCCGCGGTCGCCGCCCGGATGTCCGGGCTGCTGCTGTCGCGGGACACCGTGGAGTCGGTGCTGGAGCTGATCATTTCGCTGGCCGGGACGACCATCCCCGCCGCGGCGGGCGTGGGGGTCACCGTCGTCGACGCCGACGGCGGCTTCGTCACGGCGAGCGCGTCGGGCCCGCTGGTGCGCGAGGCCGACGCCCTGCAGTACGAGCTGGGCGAAGGACCCTGCATGGCCGCGCTGACCGGGGGTTCGCCCCAGCGGATCGACGACGTCGCCACCGAACGGCGCTGGACCCGGTGGTGCGCCGCGGTCGCGGGCTCGGGGCTGCGGTCGGTCGTCACCGCTCCGATGGTCACCGAAGACGGCTGCCACGGCGCCATCAAGATCTACGCGACGGCTCCCCGCGCCTTCGGGCCGGTCGACGAGCGGGCGCTGGTGACCTTCGCCGACCGCGCCGCGATCCTCGTCGCGAACGCCCGCGCGCACGAACGCGCCGGCCGGTTCAGCGAGCGGTTCAAGGACACCCTGCGCGACCGGGACCTCGTCGCCATGGCGAAGGGCTTCCTCATGGGCCGGGACGGGCTCGGCGAGGACGCGGCGTTCGACCGCCTGCTCTCGCTGGCCCGGACCCACGGCACCAGCCCGGCCGAAGCGGCCGCCCGCCTGGTCGGCCCGGCGCCGCGGGAAGGGTGA